A genomic stretch from Candidatus Methanomassiliicoccus intestinalis Issoire-Mx1 includes:
- a CDS encoding InlB B-repeat-containing protein translates to MKTEKRLTMALSVLVALMMLAVPLASSSNLFVDGGQTNSNGDAPMLSASTGYTVTFQLNADGKSLDQTNVDDDFISKLKTATEEDNDLKGKVTWYLNENSDLCALIIGDAHIQNLIKVLFSSNDSKINKGAAYKLLSWKDADTGMIYDSSVSGSDLIKKDMIFASQWELQSGYVEVPVTVNFDGDVKEYVKAYEVDANGKIAVIVDKYNNDGTLDTTVKGLQNAVETVGDLSTDGYVINATEKLLPVYSNGVVTYGDNKALPTDGKIPSTSSLTVTYTFNDAKYAKLTVHSIAFKDSKDVMLYADKATPYDYSMILAAVQAEIDSDKTIPITLAKNDDDSLKYESDGVSIKTSDGKYLVTGWNEGAALLESTIQTTAVEFTLDAKLNGYNVVFMVNGQYEVKFVEFGKLSEDLCTLDVSGLNHWVWIPFKDVAENIKLGLSEMTGLEGINLKQSDLKGNTLFQTFSFASQSNIDTVEKVAASVSSVDVPSVVFVACFESSANTAYAIFDAGTNGYFGDNENVDRIVVTGKGNTTQTKSASIVKPVSNLVYEDKTVFLGYSGYTNDSKYNLSSIQTFTAMPESYEHIVTFYIDNEVSAKLYYKGALAVDPDDNTVSGDLVAFEYKGNIYEASVANFEKAVEALQPKKDGYNFVQWNDVDGKKVFSIATAADNKITIEAGDGFPKDGIKTDFSVYAQFDAKSYTIKYVNTFEGTQSQTAYVDQNVTLYGKDTFIHEGYTLKGWSTVPGNSGSNYDLGATYSLNGADYKKLAGTDDSKDVVIELYSVWEYNGGSDVPGGNTDGNNDSDNTALYLIAGMLAVIAILAIVGIVLMRKKN, encoded by the coding sequence ATGAAAACAGAAAAGAGACTGACAATGGCTCTGAGCGTCTTAGTTGCGCTTATGATGCTAGCTGTCCCTCTCGCATCTTCAAGCAACTTGTTCGTGGATGGGGGACAGACAAACTCTAACGGCGATGCGCCAATGTTGAGCGCTTCGACCGGGTACACAGTCACATTCCAGTTGAATGCTGACGGTAAGAGTTTAGACCAAACTAATGTTGATGATGACTTTATTAGTAAGTTAAAAACTGCCACCGAGGAAGATAACGATCTTAAGGGTAAAGTAACATGGTACTTAAATGAAAATAGTGATCTGTGTGCTTTAATCATTGGTGACGCGCATATTCAAAACCTAATTAAAGTATTATTCAGTAGTAACGACTCAAAAATTAATAAGGGAGCTGCATATAAATTACTCTCTTGGAAAGATGCAGATACTGGCATGATATATGATTCAAGCGTATCTGGATCAGATTTAATTAAAAAAGACATGATATTCGCATCTCAGTGGGAGTTACAGTCAGGATATGTAGAAGTTCCTGTGACTGTTAACTTTGACGGTGATGTAAAAGAGTATGTGAAAGCATATGAGGTTGATGCAAATGGAAAGATTGCAGTTATTGTAGACAAATATAACAACGATGGAACTCTTGATACCACTGTTAAGGGATTACAGAATGCAGTCGAGACAGTTGGAGACCTCAGCACTGATGGCTATGTAATAAATGCTACAGAGAAATTATTACCAGTTTACTCGAATGGTGTAGTAACATATGGAGACAACAAAGCACTTCCAACTGATGGAAAAATCCCGTCTACAAGCTCATTAACTGTAACTTACACATTTAATGATGCTAAATATGCTAAACTTACAGTACATTCTATTGCATTCAAAGACAGCAAAGATGTAATGTTATATGCTGACAAAGCTACACCATATGATTATTCTATGATTTTAGCTGCAGTACAAGCGGAGATCGATAGTGATAAAACAATACCAATAACACTTGCTAAAAACGATGACGACTCATTAAAGTACGAATCAGATGGAGTGAGTATTAAAACAAGTGATGGAAAGTATTTAGTTACAGGCTGGAACGAAGGTGCTGCACTTTTAGAGAGCACAATTCAGACAACAGCTGTTGAATTCACACTTGATGCTAAACTGAATGGATACAACGTTGTATTCATGGTAAACGGTCAGTATGAAGTTAAGTTCGTTGAGTTTGGAAAGTTAAGCGAAGATCTCTGCACTCTTGATGTTTCAGGTTTGAATCACTGGGTATGGATTCCGTTTAAAGATGTTGCTGAAAATATTAAACTTGGTCTCAGTGAGATGACTGGTCTTGAAGGAATAAACCTTAAGCAGAGTGATTTGAAAGGAAACACATTATTCCAGACATTTAGCTTTGCATCTCAGAGCAACATTGATACTGTAGAGAAAGTTGCTGCTTCAGTAAGCAGTGTCGATGTTCCATCTGTTGTGTTTGTTGCCTGTTTTGAATCAAGCGCCAACACTGCCTATGCAATATTTGATGCTGGCACCAATGGATACTTTGGAGACAATGAAAACGTTGATAGAATTGTAGTTACTGGAAAGGGAAACACTACCCAAACTAAGTCTGCTAGCATAGTCAAACCAGTATCTAACTTAGTTTACGAAGATAAAACTGTATTCCTTGGATACTCAGGCTATACAAACGATTCAAAATATAATCTATCTTCGATACAGACATTTACTGCAATGCCAGAATCCTATGAGCATATTGTTACATTCTATATAGACAATGAAGTTAGTGCTAAACTGTACTATAAAGGAGCATTAGCTGTTGATCCAGACGACAATACTGTATCTGGAGACTTAGTTGCTTTTGAATATAAAGGAAACATCTACGAAGCTAGCGTTGCTAACTTTGAAAAAGCAGTAGAAGCTCTCCAGCCTAAAAAAGATGGATATAACTTCGTTCAGTGGAATGATGTTGATGGAAAGAAAGTATTTTCAATTGCAACTGCAGCAGATAATAAAATTACAATTGAAGCCGGTGATGGATTCCCTAAGGATGGAATAAAGACTGACTTCAGCGTGTACGCTCAGTTCGATGCTAAATCATATACAATCAAATACGTCAACACATTCGAAGGAACTCAATCTCAGACTGCATATGTCGATCAGAATGTTACTCTCTATGGAAAAGACACCTTTATTCATGAAGGATACACTCTGAAAGGATGGTCTACCGTTCCTGGAAACAGCGGAAGCAATTATGATCTCGGTGCAACATACTCTCTGAATGGAGCAGATTATAAGAAACTCGCTGGAACCGATGATAGCAAAGACGTAGTAATCGAACTCTACTCTGTCTGGGAATACAACGGCGGATCTGATGTTCCCGGCGGCAACACTGATGGAAACAATGACAGTGACAACACTGCATTATATCTCATCGCTGGAATGCTTGCTGTAATTGCAATTCTTGCTATTGTAGGAATTGTACTGATGAGAAAGAAGAACTGA
- a CDS encoding PDDEXK nuclease domain-containing protein, with product MVLKDERKKMGKNNDEVIFPVAPNLAEVGDSYLQFIEKIKEQIQNQRFSIISHANTAMICLYWNIGKAILQKQQEEGWGAKVIDRMSQDLRDIFPEMKGFSPRNIKYMRKFAETWTDYEIMQQLAAQIPWRSNIYLMDKLNDQNSRIWYANKALEQGWSSNVLDLQIRSGLIFREGKTVNNFENSLSLAESDAANQIFKDPYLFDFLGTDVPRREVEIEKNLIDHIQNFLLELGQGFAFVGRQVHLEVGKQDFYIDLLFYHLKLRCYVVIELKACDFEPGFIGQLNMYQNAVNEVLRHPDDKSTIGLLLVKGKNKTVVEYSLAGYQNPIGVADWQDKLTKVLPEDLQSSLPTIEEIEKELE from the coding sequence ATGGTATTGAAAGATGAAAGAAAAAAAATGGGAAAAAACAATGATGAAGTGATTTTTCCTGTTGCTCCAAATTTAGCCGAAGTAGGTGATTCTTACTTACAATTTATTGAAAAGATTAAAGAACAGATTCAGAATCAGAGATTCTCAATTATTTCGCATGCCAATACTGCCATGATCTGCCTGTATTGGAACATAGGAAAAGCCATTCTGCAGAAACAGCAAGAAGAAGGTTGGGGAGCAAAGGTAATTGACCGCATGTCTCAGGACTTAAGAGATATATTTCCTGAAATGAAAGGGTTTTCGCCTCGAAATATCAAGTATATGCGGAAATTTGCTGAAACCTGGACTGATTATGAAATTATGCAACAGCTTGCTGCACAAATACCTTGGAGAAGCAACATTTACCTAATGGATAAACTAAACGATCAGAATAGCCGTATCTGGTACGCAAACAAAGCTTTAGAACAAGGGTGGAGCAGCAACGTACTAGATTTACAGATACGCAGCGGATTGATATTTCGAGAAGGAAAAACCGTCAACAATTTTGAAAACTCTTTATCACTAGCAGAATCAGATGCAGCAAATCAAATCTTCAAAGATCCTTACTTATTCGATTTCTTAGGAACAGACGTTCCTCGTAGAGAAGTAGAGATCGAAAAGAATCTGATCGATCACATTCAAAATTTCTTACTAGAATTGGGTCAGGGGTTTGCTTTTGTAGGCAGACAGGTACATTTAGAAGTAGGCAAACAGGATTTTTACATTGATTTACTATTTTATCATCTAAAGCTTAGATGTTATGTGGTTATTGAACTGAAAGCTTGTGATTTTGAGCCAGGATTCATCGGCCAGCTTAACATGTATCAAAACGCAGTAAATGAAGTACTCAGACATCCTGATGATAAATCAACAATCGGACTGTTGTTAGTTAAAGGAAAAAATAAGACGGTTGTAGAATACTCACTGGCAGGATATCAAAATCCCATCGGTGTTGCTGACTGGCAGGATAAGCTTACTAAAGTGCTACCAGAAGATTTACAAAGCAGTCTGCCGACTATTGAAGAGATAGAAAAAGAATTGGAGTAA